A single genomic interval of Streptomyces sp. BA2 harbors:
- the purL gene encoding phosphoribosylformylglycinamidine synthase subunit PurL, translating into MTLDTVKHAAETPDVKLPWAELGLKEDEYARVREILGRRPTGAELAMYSVMWSEHCSYKSSKVHLRQFGEKAPEADTPGGGAMLVGIGENAGVVDVGNGYAVTFKVESHNHPSYVEPYQGAATGVGGIVRDIIAMGARPVAVVDPLRMGAADHPDTKRVLPGVVAGIGGYGNCLGLPNIGGELVFDACYQGNPLVNAGAIGVMRHEDIHLAKASGPGNKVILYGARTGGDGIGGASILASETFDDTKPSKRPAVQVGDPFQEKLLIECTLEAFAEKLVVGIQDLGAAGLSCATSELASNGSGGMRVELDDVPLRDSTLTPEEILMSESQERMCAVVEPEKVERFLAICEKWDVIATVVGEVTDGDRLEIFWHGEKIVDLDPRTVAHDGPVYERPYARPKWQDALQADDANKLSRPASSKELREQVLAVVASPNQASKAWVTDQYDRFVQGNTVLAQPEDSGMVRIDEETGLGVALANDGNGRYSKLDPYAGAQLALAEAYRNVAATGAKPLAVSDCLNFGSPEDPDVMWQFAETTRGLADACQILGTPVTGGNVSLYNQTGEAAIHPTPVVSVLGVIDDVARRTPIAFAEEGQLLYLLGDTSEEFGGSAWSQVVHDHLGGLPPKVDLERERLLAEILISASRDGMIDAAHDLSDGGLAQAVAESCLRGGKGARLVVPDGLDAFTLLFSESAGRAVVSVPRSEELRFTDMCGARGLPATRVGVVDGDAVELQGEFTLPLSEVREAYEGTLPGLFA; encoded by the coding sequence ATGACTCTGGACACCGTCAAGCACGCAGCCGAGACTCCCGACGTCAAGCTGCCCTGGGCCGAACTGGGCCTGAAGGAAGACGAGTACGCGCGCGTACGCGAGATCCTGGGCCGCCGCCCGACCGGCGCCGAGCTCGCCATGTACTCCGTCATGTGGTCCGAGCACTGCTCGTACAAGAGCAGCAAGGTCCACCTGCGCCAGTTCGGCGAGAAGGCCCCCGAGGCTGATACACCGGGAGGGGGCGCGATGCTCGTCGGAATCGGTGAGAACGCGGGCGTCGTCGACGTCGGCAACGGCTACGCGGTCACCTTCAAGGTCGAGTCGCACAACCACCCTTCGTACGTCGAGCCCTACCAGGGCGCGGCCACCGGTGTCGGCGGCATCGTCCGCGACATCATCGCGATGGGCGCGCGCCCGGTCGCGGTCGTGGACCCGCTGCGCATGGGCGCCGCCGACCACCCCGACACGAAGCGTGTCCTCCCGGGTGTCGTCGCGGGCATCGGCGGCTACGGCAACTGCCTGGGCCTGCCGAACATCGGTGGCGAGCTCGTCTTCGACGCCTGCTACCAGGGCAACCCGCTGGTCAACGCCGGTGCCATCGGCGTCATGCGGCACGAGGACATTCACCTGGCCAAGGCTTCCGGCCCCGGCAACAAGGTCATCCTCTACGGGGCCCGCACGGGCGGCGACGGCATCGGCGGCGCGTCGATCCTGGCCTCCGAGACCTTCGACGACACGAAGCCGAGCAAGCGCCCGGCGGTCCAGGTCGGTGACCCCTTCCAGGAGAAGCTCCTCATCGAGTGCACCCTGGAGGCCTTCGCCGAGAAGCTGGTCGTGGGTATTCAGGACCTGGGTGCGGCCGGTCTCTCCTGTGCGACCTCCGAGCTGGCCTCCAACGGCTCCGGCGGTATGCGCGTCGAGCTGGACGACGTACCCCTTCGCGACTCCACGCTCACTCCCGAGGAGATCCTCATGAGTGAGTCGCAGGAGCGCATGTGCGCGGTCGTCGAGCCGGAGAAGGTCGAGCGCTTCCTCGCGATCTGCGAGAAGTGGGACGTCATCGCCACCGTCGTCGGTGAGGTCACCGACGGCGACCGGCTTGAGATCTTCTGGCACGGCGAGAAGATCGTCGACCTCGACCCGCGCACCGTCGCCCACGACGGCCCGGTCTACGAGCGTCCCTACGCGCGCCCGAAGTGGCAGGACGCCCTCCAGGCGGACGACGCCAACAAGCTGTCCCGCCCGGCGAGTTCGAAGGAGCTGCGCGAGCAGGTGCTCGCGGTCGTCGCGTCGCCGAACCAGGCCTCCAAGGCGTGGGTGACGGATCAGTACGACCGTTTCGTGCAGGGCAACACGGTGCTCGCGCAGCCCGAGGACTCCGGCATGGTCCGCATCGACGAGGAGACCGGCCTCGGTGTCGCCCTCGCCAACGACGGCAACGGCCGCTACTCGAAGCTCGACCCGTACGCCGGCGCTCAGCTGGCCCTGGCCGAGGCGTACCGCAACGTCGCCGCGACCGGCGCCAAGCCGCTCGCCGTGTCGGACTGCCTGAACTTCGGTTCGCCCGAGGACCCGGACGTCATGTGGCAGTTCGCCGAGACCACCCGTGGTCTCGCCGACGCCTGCCAGATCCTGGGCACCCCGGTGACCGGCGGCAATGTCTCCCTCTACAACCAGACGGGCGAGGCGGCCATCCACCCGACGCCGGTCGTCTCCGTCCTCGGAGTGATCGACGACGTCGCGCGCCGCACGCCGATCGCCTTCGCCGAAGAGGGCCAGCTGCTCTACCTGCTCGGCGACACCTCCGAGGAGTTCGGCGGCTCGGCCTGGTCGCAGGTCGTCCACGACCACCTCGGCGGGCTCCCCCCGAAGGTCGACCTGGAGCGCGAGCGGCTGCTCGCCGAGATCCTGATCTCGGCGTCGCGCGACGGCATGATCGACGCCGCGCACGACCTCTCCGACGGTGGCCTCGCGCAGGCCGTCGCCGAGTCCTGCCTCCGTGGCGGGAAGGGTGCGCGCCTGGTCGTCCCGGACGGGCTCGACGCGTTCACCCTCCTCTTCAGCGAGTCGGCAGGGCGCGCGGTCGTGTCCGTCCCCCGCTCCGAGGAGCTGCGCTTCACCGACATGTGCGGGGCGCGGGGTCTTCCCGCGACGCGGGTCGGTGTGGTCGACGGTGACGCGGTGGAGCTGCAGGGCGAGTTCACGCTGCCGCTGAGCGAGGTCCGCGAGGCGTACGAGGGGACTCTGCCGGGACTCTTCGCCTGA
- the purQ gene encoding phosphoribosylformylglycinamidine synthase subunit PurQ gives MTARIGVVTFPGTLDDRDTQRAVRVAGAEAVPLWHRDKDLKQVDAVVLPGGFSYGDYLRAGAISRFSPVMESVIAQAKAGMPVLGICNGFQVLTESHLLPGAMLRNNHLHFICREQKLRVETDRTAWTADYTAGQEIRIPLKNIDGQYTADERTLDMLEAEGRVAFRYLDGNPNGSLRDIAGITNEAGNVVGLMPHPEHAVEPLVGTGRTDGLGFFTSILKKLVNA, from the coding sequence GTGACTGCTCGAATCGGAGTCGTCACTTTCCCCGGAACGCTCGACGACCGCGACACCCAGCGCGCCGTCCGCGTCGCCGGCGCCGAAGCAGTGCCGCTCTGGCACCGGGACAAGGACCTGAAGCAGGTCGACGCCGTCGTGCTTCCCGGCGGATTCTCGTACGGCGACTATCTCCGGGCCGGGGCCATTTCACGGTTTTCGCCCGTCATGGAGTCGGTCATCGCGCAGGCGAAGGCGGGGATGCCGGTTCTCGGTATCTGCAACGGCTTCCAGGTGCTCACCGAGTCGCACCTGCTGCCGGGCGCGATGCTGCGCAACAACCACCTGCACTTCATCTGCCGCGAGCAGAAGCTGCGGGTGGAGACGGACCGGACCGCCTGGACCGCCGACTACACGGCGGGTCAGGAGATCCGGATCCCGCTCAAGAACATCGACGGCCAGTACACGGCCGACGAGCGGACCCTGGACATGCTGGAGGCCGAGGGCCGCGTCGCCTTCCGGTATCTGGACGGCAACCCCAACGGCTCGCTCCGTGACATCGCCGGCATCACGAACGAGGCGGGCAATGTCGTCGGCCTCATGCCGCACCCCGAGCACGCCGTGGAGCCGCTGGTCGGGACCGGCCGCACCGACGGCCTCGGATTCTTCACCTCGATCCTGAAGAAGCTGGTCAACGCATGA
- the purS gene encoding phosphoribosylformylglycinamidine synthase subunit PurS, whose product MARVVVDVMLKPEILDPQGQAVQRALPRLGFKGIADVRQGKRFELEVDGPVDDAALARIHEMAETFLANTVIEDFFVKVEEEK is encoded by the coding sequence GTGGCACGCGTCGTAGTCGACGTCATGCTCAAGCCGGAGATCCTCGACCCCCAGGGCCAGGCGGTGCAGCGTGCACTGCCGCGCCTCGGATTCAAGGGGATCGCCGACGTACGTCAGGGAAAGCGCTTCGAACTCGAGGTGGACGGGCCCGTCGATGACGCGGCCCTCGCCCGTATCCACGAGATGGCGGAAACCTTCCTCGCCAACACCGTGATCGAGGACTTCTTCGTAAAGGTGGAGGAAGAGAAGTGA
- a CDS encoding Lsr2 dimerization domain-containing protein, with protein MAQRVVVTLFDDIDGGEAAETIAFGLDGKSYEIDLNQTNAKKLRKVLAPYLDAARKQSKSGKAFKHTTVAANPAAVRAWARSHQMDVPPRGRIPKKVYEAFEAAN; from the coding sequence GTGGCGCAGCGTGTCGTAGTCACTCTCTTTGACGACATCGACGGCGGGGAAGCGGCGGAGACGATCGCCTTCGGTCTTGACGGCAAGTCGTACGAGATCGACCTCAACCAAACCAATGCCAAGAAACTGCGCAAGGTACTTGCCCCGTACCTGGACGCGGCCCGCAAGCAGTCGAAGTCCGGCAAGGCCTTCAAGCACACGACGGTGGCGGCGAACCCCGCGGCCGTCCGCGCCTGGGCCCGCTCGCACCAGATGGACGTGCCGCCGCGCGGCCGCATCCCCAAGAAGGTCTACGAGGCCTTCGAGGCGGCCAACTGA
- a CDS encoding ABC transporter ATP-binding protein, which yields MTDQVIDVTDLRRVYGGGFEAVRGVSFSVGRGELFALLGTNGAGKTSTVELLEGLAAPAGGRVRVLGHDPYAERGAVRHRIGVMLQEGGFPSELTVAETIRMWAACTSGARPAAEALDMVGLGKRAGVRVKMLSGGEKRRLDLATALIGRPEVLFLDEPTTGLDAEGRRETWELVRALRDGGTTVLLTTHYLEEAENLAERLAILHEGRIAAAGRVADVVAEQPSQVSFELPAGYFVGDLPPLGELGVSEHEIDGSRVRLRTHELQRAATGLLLWARDANVELGRLDVRAASLEEAFLRIAREAEGAADAAGTADVAEKETVA from the coding sequence ATGACTGACCAAGTGATCGACGTGACCGATCTGCGGCGCGTGTACGGGGGCGGTTTCGAGGCGGTCCGGGGAGTCTCGTTCTCCGTCGGACGCGGCGAGCTCTTCGCGCTGCTCGGAACGAACGGGGCGGGCAAGACCTCCACCGTCGAACTCCTCGAAGGGCTCGCCGCACCCGCCGGGGGGCGGGTGCGGGTGCTCGGCCACGATCCGTACGCCGAGCGCGGCGCCGTGCGCCACCGGATCGGTGTGATGCTCCAGGAGGGCGGCTTTCCCTCCGAGCTGACGGTCGCGGAGACCATACGGATGTGGGCGGCGTGCACCAGCGGTGCCCGTCCCGCCGCGGAAGCCCTGGACATGGTGGGGCTCGGCAAGCGGGCCGGCGTACGCGTGAAGATGCTCTCCGGCGGCGAGAAGCGGCGGCTCGACCTGGCCACGGCCCTCATCGGGCGGCCCGAGGTGCTCTTCCTCGACGAACCCACCACCGGTCTCGACGCCGAAGGGCGCCGCGAGACCTGGGAGTTGGTGCGCGCCCTGCGCGACGGCGGCACCACCGTGCTGCTCACCACGCACTACCTCGAAGAGGCCGAGAACCTCGCGGAACGGCTCGCGATCCTGCACGAGGGACGGATCGCGGCCGCGGGCCGGGTCGCCGACGTGGTGGCCGAGCAGCCATCGCAGGTCTCCTTCGAACTGCCCGCCGGGTACTTCGTCGGGGATCTGCCGCCGCTCGGCGAGCTCGGCGTGAGCGAGCACGAGATCGACGGGAGCCGGGTGCGGCTGCGCACGCACGAGTTGCAGCGGGCGGCCACGGGGCTGCTGCTGTGGGCGCGGGACGCGAACGTCGAGCTCGGCAGGCTCGACGTACGGGCCGCTTCGCTGGAGGAGGCGTTCCTGCGCATCGCGCGGGAGGCCGAGGGTGCGGCTGATGCGGCTGGTACGGCTGACGTCGCGGAGAAGGAGACGGTGGCATGA
- a CDS encoding ABC transporter permease — protein sequence MSALTVTPRAVTTPAKRMAALARAELTLLGRSKGTLFAALFVPLVMPFSLHQAADGMDLKGTGLSVGSVVVPGSIGFSLLFAVYSALTAVYAARREELVLKRLRTGELRDPEILAGAALPSVAIGVIQIVVLAVACVALLDAGAPSAPHLAVIGVLLGLVMFSALGAVTASLSRSVESAQVMAMPLAFGSMFGSGLFIPFEVMPDKLASVCELLPLSPVIELVRGGWTGDLSGSEALGALVTAVAWTVVSVFAVRRWFRWEPRR from the coding sequence ATGAGTGCGCTGACGGTTACCCCGCGAGCGGTGACGACTCCCGCCAAGCGGATGGCCGCGCTCGCTCGGGCGGAGCTCACGCTGCTCGGGCGCAGCAAGGGGACATTGTTCGCGGCGCTGTTCGTGCCGCTGGTGATGCCGTTCAGCCTGCACCAGGCCGCGGACGGCATGGACCTGAAGGGCACCGGGCTCTCGGTGGGGTCCGTGGTGGTGCCCGGCTCCATCGGCTTCTCGCTGCTTTTCGCCGTCTACTCGGCGCTGACCGCTGTCTACGCCGCCCGCCGTGAGGAACTGGTGCTCAAGCGGCTGCGCACCGGTGAGCTGCGGGACCCGGAGATCCTTGCCGGGGCCGCGCTGCCCTCGGTCGCCATCGGCGTGATCCAGATCGTCGTCCTCGCGGTCGCCTGCGTCGCCCTGCTCGACGCGGGGGCGCCCAGCGCGCCGCATCTCGCCGTCATCGGGGTGCTGCTCGGCCTGGTGATGTTCAGCGCCCTCGGCGCGGTGACCGCCAGCCTCAGCCGGTCCGTGGAGTCCGCGCAGGTCATGGCCATGCCTCTGGCGTTCGGCTCGATGTTCGGCTCGGGCCTCTTCATCCCCTTCGAGGTCATGCCCGACAAGCTGGCCTCGGTCTGCGAACTCCTCCCGCTCTCGCCCGTGATCGAGCTGGTGCGCGGCGGCTGGACCGGGGACCTCTCCGGTTCCGAGGCCTTGGGCGCCCTCGTCACCGCGGTGGCCTGGACCGTGGTCTCGGTGTTTGCTGTACGACGGTGGTTCCGCTGGGAGCCGCGGCGTTGA